A window of the Verminephrobacter eiseniae EF01-2 genome harbors these coding sequences:
- a CDS encoding tripartite tricarboxylate transporter substrate binding protein codes for MIRRTFASGLLCSACAALACAASAQDGFPDRPMRIIVPFAVGGNTDVLARLFSQKLGALLKTSITVENKTGSGSVLGTDAVAKAPADGYTLLLGTSSHAINAALYPKLPYDSRKDFAFISMIAQVPMVLSVHPRVPATNPKELIALLRANPGKYSFASSGNGGSLHMAVELLKFQEQFDALHIPYRGAGPALTDTVAGQVDFIIDPVTTSAPFVKSGKLRALAVTTAQRSPVLPDLPTMQEAGFPNYETSTWNLLMAPAGTPAPVITRLSAALHSIAQDADFTRRLVDMGVIPLHMTPSETRRHVERETGQWARVIQSAGIRPE; via the coding sequence ATGATTCGTCGAACCTTTGCCAGCGGCCTGCTGTGCAGCGCCTGCGCAGCACTGGCCTGTGCCGCATCGGCGCAGGACGGCTTCCCGGACAGACCGATGCGCATCATCGTTCCGTTTGCCGTGGGCGGAAACACCGACGTGCTGGCGCGCCTGTTCAGCCAGAAACTCGGCGCCCTCCTCAAGACCAGCATCACCGTCGAGAACAAGACCGGATCGGGATCGGTGCTCGGCACCGATGCCGTGGCCAAGGCCCCCGCCGACGGCTACACACTGCTGTTGGGCACCAGTTCGCACGCCATCAATGCGGCGCTCTACCCCAAGCTGCCCTACGACTCGCGCAAGGACTTTGCCTTCATTTCAATGATCGCCCAGGTGCCGATGGTGTTGTCCGTCCACCCCCGGGTGCCGGCCACGAATCCGAAGGAGCTCATCGCGCTGCTGCGCGCCAACCCGGGCAAGTACAGCTTCGCCAGTTCGGGCAATGGCGGCTCGCTGCACATGGCGGTGGAGTTGCTGAAGTTTCAGGAGCAGTTCGATGCGCTCCATATCCCTTACCGGGGCGCAGGCCCGGCGTTGACCGACACGGTCGCAGGCCAGGTGGACTTCATCATCGATCCGGTCACGACTTCCGCCCCCTTCGTCAAAAGCGGCAAGCTGCGCGCGTTGGCCGTGACCACTGCGCAGCGCTCGCCCGTGCTGCCGGATCTGCCGACGATGCAGGAGGCCGGATTTCCGAACTACGAGACCTCGACCTGGAACCTGCTGATGGCCCCTGCCGGAACACCGGCGCCGGTGATCACCCGGCTGAGTGCCGCCTTGCACAGCATCGCCCAGGACGCCGACTTCACCCGGCGGCTGGTCGATATGGGCGTCATCCCGTTGCACATGACCCCGTCCGAGACGCGCCGCCATGTCGAGCGCGAGACCGGGCAATGGGCGCGCGTGATCCAGAGCGCGGGCATCCGTCCTGAATGA